DNA from Leptolyngbya iicbica LK:
GTTTTGGGCACGATAACAAACCCTCCAATTCCACATGTAAGATTTTGACGACGGCTTTCGAAATACTGATCCCCAGCTGTAGTTGCAGAGTTCCCAACTAGTTTGGTGAGTCACCATAGCTGAACTTCCGCTCAAATACTCAAATTAAACATAAAGACTGTGCGGGGACACTGGCAACAGCTTAGCCCCGGCCTTTGAAAAGCGGGTTAGCAAATACCCAACTATACAAAAACTTTAAGCTGAAGCTGCCAAAAATAAGCTCGCTTCAAACAAGACCCACCAGGCTGAGCGACCGGCGCAACCTCATTCAAGTTGCACGGATTGACCTTCGTCAACTGTCGCCCCTGTGTGCCTTTGACAGTCGAGGAGGCTGGAGCAGTTGATGCCAAGGCATGGGAATTGCATCAAGTTGGCACAGCGATCGCGTTTGTCCCGAGTATGGCGTTGTCTCTACATCATCATCATCGCCAGAATTTGGCTTCTATATGAATCCCGACCCCCAAGCGTTATTCGCGTTACCGACGGGGCTCGAAGTATCGGCAAAAGTGTAATTGTGAACGCATAGTGTGAAAAATTACTGCAAATTGCTTGGCAATGGGTGTTAAACCGTTAGCTTTCAAGCTGAAGACACACTGCTGACGGCCTGAGCGATCGCGACTTGCCTCGGTGCAATCTGCGGCTTTACGGTTTTCATCTCACCGGACTAGTGGGTCTGTGTCGTACCTTAGATGAGGAATGCTCAAACGCATTCACATATATACCTCTTTGAGCCTTTATGGCTTGTCATCATGCTAGATGCTCTCATCGTCCTTTCATTTATCATTGCTGGCGCTGGAATCGGCTTCTACGCTCCGGAGCTATTGCCCGCAGGCGCGCTGAGTGAAGTCAGTAGCCTGGAAGGGCTGAGTTCTGTAACTGCGGGGTTTGGCGCGTTATTTGGCACCGGCTTGGGCTTGGTTATGCAAACCAGCTATCGCCGACTTGAAACGCAAGTGCGGGAACTACCACCAGAACGGTTGCTCAGCCGCGCTGTGGGCTTAGTCATTGGCCTGCTCATTGCCAACTTGATGCTGGCGCCGCTGTTTTTGCTGCCGATTCCTGGTGAATTTGGCTTCATCAAGCCGTTGCTAGCGGTCATGGGCAGCGTCATCTTTGCCGTTTCGGGCATGAATCTGGCCGATACCCATGGGCGATCGCTGCTCCGCCTGATCAGTCCAGGCTCCATGGAATCTACTCTGGTGGCAGAAGGCACCCTAAAACCCTCCAAAACCAAGCTATTAGATACCAGCTGCATCATCGACGGACGGATCGAAGGATTATTGGAAACCAGTTTTCTGGAGGGGCAAATCCTCGTCCCTCAGTTTGTGTTGCAGGAATTGCAGCAAGTTGCCGACGCCTCGAATGACCAAAAACGAGTACGGGGACGACGCGGCCTGGATGTGCTGAATCGCATTCGTGAAACTTACGCCAGCCGCGTGGTGATTTCGAGCATTGATTATGAGGAGATCCCGACCGTCGATGCCAAGTTAGTGCGACTGGCCCAAGAACTTAACGCCATGCTGCTGACGAATGACTTTAACCTCAACAAAGTCGCCAGCTTTCAAGAAGTGGAAGTGCTGAATATCAACGATTTGGCCCAAGCGATTCGGCCCAACTATTTGCCGGGAGATGACATGGGCCTCCGGATTTTGAAGGAAGGCAAGGAACCCCAGCAAGGAGTTGGATATTTGAATGACGGCACCATGGTGGTGGTGGAAGAGGGCCGCGACTATATTGGCGATGAAATTGACGTCGTGGTCACCGGTGCCCTGCAAACTTCTGCCGGACGTATGATTTTTGCCCGCCCAAAGGACTCAGTGCTGGCTTCCTGAGAATCAACATCCGGGTGAGTCAAACCTTTGAGGGCTAACCCTAACGCACCTGGTTTTATCCGATCGCTTGGAGCAGGCATGTCGTTGCTCAGGCTGCCCCCAAATAACTGGCGCAGTTAGCAAGATGAGTCAGATGTTACGGATGATTGGCCGTGCAGTCAGGGTAGTTGCTTGTCCGCAATGCTCAGTATCAGCTCTTTTAGGTTTACGACAAGCGTTTTCAGCCAGCAAAAATTGTTTGCGATAAATTGAACTAAAGCAAATCAAGTCGGGCGATCGCCCTTACATAGTGCTGACGATAAGAGTCCAGCCAGCGAGGGTGACCCGCTTGAAAGAACAGAAATGGCAGTCGAGGTATCGGTCTTGAATCAGCGTTGGATCTTGCAATCTCAGGCCATTGGCCGCAGACGGTTTGTAAAGTACGGTTCGCTTTTGGTCGGTGCGGGGGTGGTCGCTGCCTGTGGTGGTGGCACGAGTCCTGATGCGACGTCTTCGACTGACGCGGACGAGTCGTCAGCAACAGCTGAGGGATCGTCTAGCGGCGACCTGCAAACTGTGACTTTTGGCACCAATTGGTACGCTCAGGCCGAGCATGGGGGCTTTTATCAGGCGATCGCCACGGGCATCTATGCCGACCATGGTCTCGACGTGACCATCCAGATGGGGGGGCCACAAGTTAACGGCACCCAATTACTCATGGGCGGCAGCGTTGACTTCTTTATGGGCTACGGCTCAGATGCGCTACAAGCGGTGCAAGAAGGGATTCCTAAAGTTACCGTCGCGTCCATTTTTCAGAAAGACCCGCAGATCTTGATTGCCCATCCCGACCAAGGCGTCGCCTCGCTGGAAGATTTGCAGGGTAAACCCATCTATATCTCTTCAGCAGCCAACGTTACTTATTGGCCCTTTTTGGCGGCGAAATATGGCTTTACGGAAGACATGAAGCGGCCCTACAACTTCAATCCGGGGCCGTTCTTAGCCGATAAAACCTCAGCGCAGCAGGGATATTTGAGTTCTGAGCCGCTGGCGATCCGAAACGAGGGGGGCTTTGAGCCGGTCGTGCTGCTGCTGGCCGACTACGGTTACGATCCCTATTCCACCACGATTGAAACCCGGCAAGAGATTGTCGATAGCGACCCCGATCTGGTGCAGCGGTTTGTCGATGCGTCGATCAAGGGCTGGTACAGCTATCTCAACGACGACCCGACGCCGGGAAATGAGTTAATCAAACAAGACAATCCCGAGATGTCGGACGAGCAGATTGCCTATGGCATCGCCAAGATGAAGGAATACGGCATTGTGGTGTCGGGCGATGCGGAGTCGATGGGCATTGGCGCGATGACGGACGAACGCTGGAAGTCTTTCTATGACAAGCTGGTCGAGGCTGAAGTTCTGAGTTCTGAGGTCGATTACACCCGAGCGTTTACGTTAGAGTTCGTCAACCAAGGGGCAGAGTATTACCAGTCTTGAAGCTAACTCGCCGGGATGACAGGGCTGCTTCGTTTGCTGAGATAAGGGTTATGACACCGACTGCGATCGCGCTGCATCAGGTCAACAAAATCTATGCCAATGGGACGGTAGCCTTGCAGGGTGTCGATCTGGCCGTGCGCCAGGGAGAGTTTGTCAGTCTGGTGGGGCCGTCGGGCTGTGGCAAAAGCACCGTGCTCAAGCTCATGGCGGGGCTCGCGGCCCCGAGCAACGGGTATCTAGAAACCCCTGGAATTGCGGGCGATCGCGATCTGGCCTACGTCTTTCAAGATGCGGCGCTGATGCCCTGGGCCACGGTGCTGGACAATGTTCATCTACCGTTGAAGCTCAAGGGCCAATCGTTGCGGGGCAGTCGCAGCCACATTCAGGCCGCGTTGAACTTGGTGGCCCTGCAAGGCTTTGAGCACAGCTATCCTCGCGAACTGTCGGGGGGGATGAAAATGCGGGTTTCCATTGCTCGCGCTCTGGTGACCAACCCCCATGTCTTACTGATGGATGAACCCTTTGGCGCATTAGACGAAATGAGCCGCAGTCGCTTGAATAGTGACCTCCTCCAGCTGTGGGAGGAATATCACTGGACGGTCGTGTTTGTGACCCACAATATTTACGAAGCGGTTTATCTATCGCATCGCGTTGTGGTGATGGGGTCGCAACCGGGACGCATCTTGGCGGAAGTGCCCATTGATGTGCCCTACCCCCGAGACGAAGACTTTCGCACGTCGCCCCAGTTCAACCAGTATTGTCGCGACATTGCCCAGCTGCTGGCCAGTGGCGCGTCATCCGCACCAGTCACCCCGCCAACGTCTGCCCCAGTGTTGCCATCATGTTGAGAAAATCACCCTCTCCGCCGGCGGCCTCGCTGGGTTCACCGATTGTCCCCCGGTCCTCGTCAGGGCCGACTCGACTATGGACTGCGATCGCTCGTCCTGAAGTGATTGCGCCATTGCTGGTGGGCTTGTTGGCGCTGCTGCTGTGGGAAGGCGCGGTCCGGCTATTCGCCATTCCCCCTTACCTGCTGCCAGGGCCGTGGCTCGTCGGGCAAACCCTGATTGCCGAGTGGTCAGAGCTGTTTCCCTCCCTGCTGATTACGCTGCAAATTACCGTGCTGGCCTTTATCGCCGCGACGGTTTCGGGGCTACTCTTAGCGGTGTTATTTGCCCAACGCAAATGGATTGAGCGCAGTCTGTTTCCCTATGCGGTGATGCTGCAAACCACGCCCATTGTGGCGA
Protein-coding regions in this window:
- a CDS encoding PIN/TRAM domain-containing protein, producing MLDALIVLSFIIAGAGIGFYAPELLPAGALSEVSSLEGLSSVTAGFGALFGTGLGLVMQTSYRRLETQVRELPPERLLSRAVGLVIGLLIANLMLAPLFLLPIPGEFGFIKPLLAVMGSVIFAVSGMNLADTHGRSLLRLISPGSMESTLVAEGTLKPSKTKLLDTSCIIDGRIEGLLETSFLEGQILVPQFVLQELQQVADASNDQKRVRGRRGLDVLNRIRETYASRVVISSIDYEEIPTVDAKLVRLAQELNAMLLTNDFNLNKVASFQEVEVLNINDLAQAIRPNYLPGDDMGLRILKEGKEPQQGVGYLNDGTMVVVEEGRDYIGDEIDVVVTGALQTSAGRMIFARPKDSVLAS
- a CDS encoding ABC transporter substrate-binding protein; protein product: MAVEVSVLNQRWILQSQAIGRRRFVKYGSLLVGAGVVAACGGGTSPDATSSTDADESSATAEGSSSGDLQTVTFGTNWYAQAEHGGFYQAIATGIYADHGLDVTIQMGGPQVNGTQLLMGGSVDFFMGYGSDALQAVQEGIPKVTVASIFQKDPQILIAHPDQGVASLEDLQGKPIYISSAANVTYWPFLAAKYGFTEDMKRPYNFNPGPFLADKTSAQQGYLSSEPLAIRNEGGFEPVVLLLADYGYDPYSTTIETRQEIVDSDPDLVQRFVDASIKGWYSYLNDDPTPGNELIKQDNPEMSDEQIAYGIAKMKEYGIVVSGDAESMGIGAMTDERWKSFYDKLVEAEVLSSEVDYTRAFTLEFVNQGAEYYQS
- a CDS encoding ABC transporter ATP-binding protein — encoded protein: MTPTAIALHQVNKIYANGTVALQGVDLAVRQGEFVSLVGPSGCGKSTVLKLMAGLAAPSNGYLETPGIAGDRDLAYVFQDAALMPWATVLDNVHLPLKLKGQSLRGSRSHIQAALNLVALQGFEHSYPRELSGGMKMRVSIARALVTNPHVLLMDEPFGALDEMSRSRLNSDLLQLWEEYHWTVVFVTHNIYEAVYLSHRVVVMGSQPGRILAEVPIDVPYPRDEDFRTSPQFNQYCRDIAQLLASGASSAPVTPPTSAPVLPSC